The following are encoded together in the Kribbella voronezhensis genome:
- a CDS encoding Lrp/AsnC family transcriptional regulator codes for MAAVDALDARILDLFAAEPRVGVLEASRRLGVARGTIQARLDRLQRDGVVRGWGPDVDTTAIGYPVTAFATLQIEQGSGHTTVAEALAKIPEVLEVHTITGAEDLWCRIVARSNADLQRVIDQVVIVRGIQRASTVIALAEQIPHRVLPLLHAATSRTSNTQ; via the coding sequence ATGGCAGCCGTCGACGCTTTGGACGCCCGGATCCTCGACCTGTTCGCGGCCGAACCGCGGGTCGGCGTACTGGAGGCCTCGCGTCGGCTCGGCGTTGCCCGCGGGACGATCCAGGCGCGACTCGACCGGCTGCAGCGCGACGGCGTGGTCCGCGGCTGGGGGCCCGATGTGGACACCACGGCGATCGGCTATCCGGTGACAGCGTTCGCGACCTTGCAGATCGAGCAGGGCTCGGGCCATACGACGGTGGCCGAAGCGCTGGCGAAGATCCCGGAGGTGCTGGAGGTCCACACCATCACCGGCGCCGAGGATCTGTGGTGCCGGATCGTGGCGCGCTCCAATGCCGACCTGCAGCGGGTCATCGACCAGGTCGTCATCGTCCGCGGCATCCAGCGCGCCTCCACGGTGATCGCCCTCGCCGAGCAGATCCCACACCGCGTGCTTCCGCTACTCCACGCCGCGACTTCCCGTACGTCCAACACTCAGTAA
- a CDS encoding IclR family transcriptional regulator, producing MPAETSQTLDRGLTVLELLADAPDGLSITELAASLGVSRTVVYRLVNTLELHRLVRRDSEGRARLGLAVLHYSRRVQPTLRDAALPVLRSLAEDTGATAHLTVADGEEALAIAVIEPSWTDFHVSYRMGSRHALDQGAAGKAILAGRRKPDPAGRPFVITAGELQAGAQGVSSPVLGVPGVEASIGVVVLGKLDRDFVGPRVARAAVEVAKRLA from the coding sequence GTGCCAGCAGAGACGTCCCAGACGCTCGACAGAGGACTGACGGTTCTCGAGTTGCTGGCGGACGCCCCGGACGGCCTGTCGATCACGGAACTCGCCGCGTCGCTCGGAGTCAGCCGGACCGTCGTCTACCGCCTGGTGAACACTTTGGAGCTGCATCGCCTGGTCCGGCGTGACAGCGAAGGTCGTGCCCGGCTCGGCCTCGCGGTGCTCCACTACAGCCGCCGCGTGCAGCCGACTCTCCGCGACGCGGCCCTGCCGGTACTACGGTCGCTCGCCGAGGACACCGGTGCGACGGCCCACCTGACGGTGGCCGACGGCGAAGAGGCCCTCGCGATCGCTGTGATCGAGCCGAGCTGGACCGACTTCCACGTCTCGTACCGGATGGGCTCGCGCCACGCGCTCGACCAGGGTGCGGCGGGGAAGGCGATCCTGGCCGGCCGACGCAAGCCTGATCCGGCCGGTCGCCCCTTCGTCATCACCGCGGGTGAACTCCAAGCCGGAGCCCAAGGTGTGTCGTCGCCGGTGCTGGGCGTGCCGGGCGTCGAGGCGTCCATCGGCGTGGTCGTCCTCGGCAAACTCGACCGGGACTTCGTCGGCCCGCGAGTAGCCCGAGCCGCAGTAGAGGTCGCCAAGCGCCTCGCCTGA
- a CDS encoding helix-turn-helix transcriptional regulator gives MDRPRLAEFLRTRRDRLRPEDVGLPAGLRRRTPGLRREEVASLATMSTDYYTRLEQGRGPRPSRPVLSGLARALRLSDDERDHLFRLAGEQPGPPPGPPADVRTGVLRMLARLDVPGLVLDAKYDVLAWNPLAAALITDFSALRPRERNLLRLRFLGATTQRFGAAATEQFAREAAADLRAATAKYPADRSMGALVQDLLAGSEEFAELWARHEVGTQQRMCQTIHHPVVGRIDVTCEILVIPERDQRVVLYTAEPDSASDQALRLLEVVGTQALTSS, from the coding sequence ATGGACCGACCTCGACTCGCGGAATTCCTGCGCACCCGGCGGGACCGGTTGCGCCCGGAGGACGTCGGGTTGCCCGCGGGACTGCGCCGCCGTACGCCGGGACTGCGCCGCGAGGAGGTGGCGAGTCTGGCGACGATGTCCACCGACTACTACACGCGGCTCGAGCAAGGCCGCGGCCCGCGACCGTCCCGGCCGGTGCTGAGCGGACTCGCCCGGGCGTTGCGGCTGTCCGACGACGAGCGCGACCACCTCTTCCGGCTGGCCGGTGAGCAACCCGGTCCCCCGCCCGGCCCGCCCGCCGACGTACGGACCGGCGTACTGCGGATGTTGGCGCGCCTCGATGTCCCCGGGCTGGTCCTCGACGCGAAGTACGACGTGCTCGCGTGGAACCCGTTGGCGGCCGCGCTCATCACCGACTTCAGCGCCCTTCGGCCTCGCGAGCGGAATCTGCTCCGGCTGCGGTTCCTCGGCGCGACGACGCAGCGGTTCGGGGCGGCGGCGACCGAGCAGTTCGCCCGGGAAGCGGCGGCCGACCTCCGCGCGGCGACCGCGAAGTACCCCGCGGACCGGTCGATGGGGGCGCTGGTCCAGGACCTGCTCGCCGGGAGCGAGGAGTTCGCCGAACTGTGGGCGCGGCACGAGGTCGGCACGCAGCAGCGGATGTGCCAGACGATCCACCACCCGGTCGTCGGCCGGATCGACGTGACCTGCGAGATCCTCGTGATCCCGGAGCGCGATCAGCGGGTCGTGCTCTACACCGCCGAACCCGACTCGGCTTCCGACCAGGCTCTGCGCCTGCTGGAAGTCGTCGGCACGCAGGCACTGACGTCGTCCTGA
- a CDS encoding SDR family oxidoreductase: MNNKIALVTGATKGIGRQIVQQLGERGYTVLVGSRDLARGQATVKELVAEGIDAAVVQLEVTDERSIRAAAEEIERTSGRLDVLVNNAAIIAEGDTAAAEIGLDVLRRGYETNVVGLVATTQAMLPLLRKADGARIVNLSTELSSLTLVGDPAERASTVRMLGYNSSKVAVNMVTVMLANELRGTGILVNAADPGKCATEMGGLDTPRTPAQGAAVAVRLATLPADGPTGELHNEAGRLPW; this comes from the coding sequence ATGAACAACAAGATCGCGCTCGTCACGGGCGCCACCAAAGGAATCGGCCGGCAGATCGTCCAGCAGCTGGGCGAACGCGGCTACACCGTGCTGGTCGGATCGCGAGATCTCGCGCGCGGCCAGGCGACCGTCAAGGAACTGGTTGCCGAGGGCATCGATGCGGCCGTGGTCCAGCTGGAGGTCACCGACGAGCGGTCGATCCGCGCGGCCGCCGAGGAGATCGAGCGAACCTCCGGGCGACTCGACGTCCTGGTGAACAACGCGGCGATCATCGCCGAGGGCGACACGGCCGCTGCCGAGATCGGCCTCGACGTCCTGCGGCGCGGCTACGAGACCAACGTCGTCGGCCTGGTCGCGACCACCCAGGCGATGCTGCCGCTGCTGCGCAAGGCGGACGGGGCCAGGATCGTGAACCTCTCCACCGAGCTGTCTTCGCTGACTCTCGTCGGGGATCCTGCCGAGCGAGCTTCCACGGTCCGCATGCTCGGCTACAACTCGTCGAAGGTCGCTGTGAACATGGTGACGGTCATGCTCGCCAACGAACTCCGCGGCACCGGCATCCTGGTCAACGCCGCCGATCCCGGCAAGTGCGCCACCGAGATGGGCGGCCTGGACACCCCGCGGACGCCGGCCCAGGGCGCCGCCGTCGCGGTCCGCCTCGCCACCCTGCCCGCGGACGGCCCCACCGGCGAACTCCACAACGAAGCCGGCCGCCTGCCCTGGTGA
- a CDS encoding DEAD/DEAH box helicase, with translation MPSVDSHVPAPAVLPPAYPDRAAWGTASKLRAWQAEALKLYLDKQPKDFLAVATPGAGKTTFALTVAAELLHRRVIERITVVTPTEHLKVQWADAADRAGIAIDPAFAGRRGRTNKDFQGVAVTYAGVAVNPLAFRVRTEKFRTLVILDEVHHGGDALSWGEGVREAFEPATRRLALTGTPFRSDDNPIPFVTYEHGHDGVARSKADYTYGYGHALRDHVVRPVIFMSYSGEMRWRTKAGDEVAARLGEPLTKDLTAQALRTALDPTGEWMPAVLSAADKRLTEVRRHMPDAGALVISGDQNNARAYAKVLRELTGEAPTVVLSDEKAASKKIAAFSEGNQRWMVAVRMVSEGVDVPRLAVGVYATPTSTPLFFAQAVGRFVRARKRGETASVFVPSVTRLLSFAAEMEVERDHVLGRKNSNEDGDIFALEDNLIAQANQAEGASDDLEAKFEALGSDASFDRVVFDGGDYGTGGDLGSDEELDFLGLPGLLEPDQVRELLRKRQAKSLAAQKRTKRASGPDGDDPTPTELATHEQVSLLRRELNGLVAAWHHRTGQPHGVIHNDLRRKLGGPAAAHASSTQLRERIELIRDWATQRRA, from the coding sequence ATGCCGTCCGTGGATTCGCACGTGCCAGCACCAGCCGTGCTCCCTCCGGCCTACCCGGACCGCGCTGCTTGGGGTACTGCGAGCAAGTTGCGGGCGTGGCAGGCGGAGGCGCTCAAGCTCTACCTCGACAAGCAGCCGAAGGACTTCCTCGCGGTCGCCACCCCGGGGGCGGGCAAGACCACGTTCGCGCTGACGGTCGCGGCCGAGTTGCTGCACCGCCGGGTGATCGAGCGGATCACCGTGGTGACGCCGACCGAGCACCTCAAGGTCCAGTGGGCGGACGCGGCCGACCGCGCCGGGATCGCGATCGACCCCGCCTTCGCGGGCCGGCGCGGCCGAACGAACAAGGACTTCCAGGGCGTCGCGGTCACGTACGCCGGCGTCGCGGTGAACCCGCTGGCCTTCCGGGTCCGGACGGAGAAGTTCCGCACGCTGGTCATTCTCGACGAGGTGCACCACGGCGGTGACGCGCTCAGCTGGGGCGAGGGGGTGCGGGAGGCGTTCGAGCCGGCCACCCGCCGGCTGGCCCTGACCGGTACGCCGTTCCGCAGCGACGACAACCCGATCCCGTTCGTCACCTACGAACACGGTCACGACGGAGTCGCCCGGAGCAAGGCGGACTACACCTACGGCTACGGGCACGCGCTGCGCGACCACGTAGTACGGCCGGTCATCTTCATGTCGTACTCCGGGGAGATGCGCTGGCGGACCAAGGCCGGTGACGAGGTGGCTGCCCGGTTGGGTGAGCCGCTGACCAAGGATCTGACCGCGCAGGCGTTGCGGACCGCCCTCGATCCCACCGGCGAATGGATGCCTGCGGTGTTGTCGGCCGCGGACAAGCGGTTGACCGAGGTACGGCGGCACATGCCGGACGCCGGCGCGCTGGTCATCTCGGGTGACCAGAACAACGCTCGCGCCTACGCGAAGGTGCTGCGTGAGCTGACCGGCGAGGCGCCGACCGTCGTGCTGTCCGACGAGAAGGCGGCGAGCAAGAAGATCGCCGCGTTCTCCGAGGGCAACCAGCGGTGGATGGTCGCGGTCCGGATGGTGAGTGAGGGCGTCGACGTACCGCGGCTGGCGGTCGGGGTCTACGCGACGCCCACCTCGACGCCGCTGTTCTTCGCTCAGGCGGTCGGCCGGTTCGTCCGGGCCCGCAAGCGCGGCGAGACGGCGTCGGTGTTTGTTCCGTCGGTGACCCGATTGCTCAGCTTCGCCGCCGAGATGGAGGTCGAGCGCGACCACGTGCTCGGCCGGAAGAACAGCAACGAGGACGGCGACATCTTCGCCCTCGAGGACAACCTGATCGCCCAGGCCAACCAGGCCGAGGGTGCCAGCGACGACCTGGAGGCGAAGTTCGAGGCGCTCGGGTCGGACGCCAGCTTCGACCGGGTCGTGTTCGATGGTGGCGACTACGGCACCGGTGGTGATCTGGGCTCGGACGAGGAGCTCGACTTCCTCGGCCTGCCCGGGCTGCTCGAGCCGGACCAGGTCCGCGAGCTGCTCCGCAAGCGCCAGGCGAAGTCACTCGCCGCCCAGAAGCGCACCAAACGCGCCAGTGGCCCGGACGGCGACGACCCGACCCCGACCGAGCTCGCGACCCACGAGCAGGTCTCCCTGCTGCGCCGCGAGCTGAACGGGCTGGTCGCGGCCTGGCATCACCGCACCGGCCAGCCGCACGGCGTCATCCACAACGACCTCCGCCGCAAGCTCGGCGGCCCCGCCGCGGCACACGCCTCCTCGACCCAGCTCCGCGAACGCATCGAACTCATCCGCGACTGGGCCACCCAGCGCAGAGCCTGA
- a CDS encoding MFS transporter, giving the protein MARLLTDVRPLRESADFRRLWIGSTVSQLGQQMTAVTVSIQVYALSHSTFAVGLVGLCSLVPLIVFGLYGGAMADAVDRRTLALVSSSGLWLLSMLLVVQSALHWNHVGVLYAVVAAQSACFAVNNPARSAIIPRLIRPELLPAANTLSQAAFNLGFTAGPLLGAVVIAWQGFGAAYLVDVITFTAALYALFRLPSVPPTGEVRRAGLRSVLEGFTFLRAAPALLATFVADILAMVFAQPRALFPAVAGGFFAGGVRTVGLLQASPALGALVGVLFSGWVSRVRRQGVAIVAAITVYAAAVGLFGLSRTVWLGVALLAMSGAADMVSSAYRNTVLQSAAPDAMRGRLQGVFIVVVAGGPRLGDFVAGTTASLTTPTVALLAGAGVCITGLFVLLAWNKPFRDYDSQVRALR; this is encoded by the coding sequence GTGGCTCGTCTGTTGACCGATGTTCGTCCGTTGCGGGAGTCGGCAGACTTCCGCAGGTTGTGGATCGGGTCGACGGTGTCGCAGCTCGGGCAGCAGATGACCGCGGTGACCGTGTCGATCCAGGTGTACGCCCTGTCGCACTCGACCTTCGCGGTCGGCCTGGTCGGGCTCTGCTCGCTGGTCCCGCTGATCGTCTTCGGCCTGTACGGCGGCGCGATGGCCGACGCCGTCGACCGCCGTACGCTGGCCCTCGTCTCGTCCAGTGGGCTCTGGTTGCTCTCGATGCTGCTGGTGGTGCAGTCGGCGCTGCACTGGAACCACGTCGGCGTCCTGTACGCCGTGGTCGCCGCGCAATCCGCTTGCTTCGCGGTGAACAACCCGGCGCGCTCCGCGATCATCCCGCGCCTGATCCGGCCCGAGCTGCTCCCGGCCGCCAACACGCTGAGCCAGGCGGCCTTCAATCTGGGCTTCACAGCCGGCCCTCTGCTCGGTGCGGTCGTGATCGCCTGGCAGGGATTCGGTGCCGCCTACCTGGTCGACGTGATCACCTTCACCGCTGCGCTGTACGCGCTGTTCCGCCTCCCCTCCGTGCCACCGACCGGCGAAGTACGCCGGGCCGGCCTGCGCTCCGTACTGGAAGGCTTCACCTTCCTGAGGGCGGCCCCGGCCCTGCTGGCCACCTTCGTGGCGGACATCCTGGCCATGGTGTTCGCCCAACCCCGGGCGCTCTTCCCGGCTGTGGCAGGTGGGTTCTTCGCCGGCGGAGTACGGACAGTCGGGCTGCTGCAGGCATCCCCGGCACTGGGCGCGCTGGTGGGAGTGCTGTTCTCGGGCTGGGTCAGCCGGGTTCGTCGGCAGGGAGTGGCGATCGTGGCCGCGATCACCGTGTACGCCGCGGCGGTCGGCCTCTTCGGGTTGTCCCGGACGGTCTGGCTCGGAGTGGCGCTGCTGGCGATGTCGGGTGCGGCCGACATGGTCAGTTCGGCGTACCGGAACACCGTTTTGCAGTCGGCAGCGCCGGATGCGATGCGCGGGCGGTTGCAGGGCGTGTTCATCGTGGTGGTCGCGGGCGGGCCGAGACTCGGGGACTTCGTCGCCGGCACGACCGCGTCGCTCACCACTCCCACCGTCGCGTTGCTGGCCGGGGCGGGCGTCTGCATCACGGGGCTGTTCGTCCTGCTCGCCTGGAACAAGCCCTTCCGCGACTACGACTCCCAGGTGCGGGCGCTGCGCTGA